The following DNA comes from Hordeum vulgare subsp. vulgare chromosome 3H, MorexV3_pseudomolecules_assembly, whole genome shotgun sequence.
GCCGTGCCTGTGCAGGAGTTGAATCGTTGAGAGCTCGAGGTGGATCATACTACATGATTTGCGTAAGATGGATCCTTGTGCATGCATGGTCCAAACAAGACCTGGGCAGAGCCAGAGCATAGATCCACCCGCGCATCTGATGCACGGACGAGAGTAAATGGCCATCACAGGACAGAGTTAATCCCCCTCCAGTGCCCGTGGATGATCCAAGgacgacaacatcatcatcactCACACCCAGCATCTACTTCTCTTCTGGACCCTGAACCGTACGAGGCTGCACATGCTCATGAGCCTCTTCCGCGCCACTGTACCGCTGATGCCGACGATGGAGCCCTCTCCATCAGCGCAAGAGGATCATCAAATCGATCGATCGATCTCCATAGCATGCAGCATGCAGCATGCAAGACAAGATCTCGGTACCGATTACTGCGAATCCTGGCAGTTAATCTTAGTACGGTTGCAAAGTAGGGCCGCCACCGCTCATCATCTCATCCGCCTGCCTCCCTCTGATCATTGGGATCACGGACGACACCATCATCACTTATGTAGGGCCTTCTTGTATGGTAGTACAAGCAGGATTCAGGGTTTCAGGCATGGGAGGCAACAGAGGTAAGTTACTGCAGAATATATAATTTGATCTCACCAAACAAACTACACATATGTCCATATACTAAACCAGATCATCACATCAACTTTTTCCACCACCTTTGAACCAAAAGGAAAAACACACTATCCAAACCAACTGCCTACACGGAGACACAATTCTAGGCCTGCTCTACCAGTCAACCACCCTAACAATCCAGCACAGGTCAAATGTTGCAGCAAGAACCAACCAAGCCAACCATACACACTTCTTTGTTGGACGCAAAATCATCTACTCCCACGGTGGTAATGTGGAGGACTCGGTTAGCCTCTCGTTCTTGTGATGGTGATGCTGCCCTTCCCGCCTTCTGTGTGGATCTTCGTCTTGTGGACCACGGGCTTCCCGGAGATGGCCGAGGCCTCCTGGAACAGGGCAGGCAcctcatcgatcttgtgcttgatcCTGTACGGGGGAGGCGAGAGGATCTTCTTGTTTATGTCCCTCAGGGTGGTGTCGCCGCGGAACCCGCACGGCTTGATGAGCTCGAAGGGGTAGGCCACCGATGCTGCCTTCAGCTTCTTTGCTCTGATGATGTTTCTTCCAGCTGTGAATCAATAATCAGGGTACGATGTATCAGCGACTTGCACAAATTATGCAGCGCCATGCAAACAGAGAATTGTGTGAAAAATAATTGAACTAATGGTGCTCTGATCAAACGGTGACAGGAGTTGGCAAACCTTTCAGAGGTGTAGGTTTAGTTTGCACatgtttcttcacaactttgATGATAGGCTGCTCCTCGAGCTCGACTAACGAATTCTCAAGAACTGGAACAAAGAGTTGTAGCATCAGTAGTGTTACAATTGTGATAACCGTTGATAATATGTACCCTGGACCATTATACTAACCAGAGACATTGGTTTCCACAGCAGCACTAAGACTTTTCCTGTCGAGAAGGATCAGAAGAAACCATGAGAAAACAAAAAACTTAGCAGATGGACAGTTTACAGAAACAATATTAAAGCCATGCACAAGGATTCTCAGTAAAAAAAAAACATACAATTCTTCTTGCGGGGAACGACTCTCACTGTCTTGTGAGCAATCAACCAGCCATTCTTCAGGTAGTTCCTCTGTCCCATCACAGTGTAACAAATGCTCGTCACCTGCAATCAGCTCTAGGATTAGGATAGATGAGAGGAGAATCAACTCAGTGCAACACTTTGCAGAGATGATGGAAGACCTACTTGAGAAATCCAAATTCACTTGCAGATTTTCCAAGAGCCCATCCGTCAGAGAACAATCCAACTACATACAAACAGTACATATCGATGGAGTTAAATCACCATTGTAAtgaatgaaaaaaaaaatcagctGGACACAGAATGTTGAAACCAAAAAGTATAGTCCGTAGGTCTTCATTGCACGTACCCCAGCGTTGTCTGGACAGAACTGCAGCATACGCCTTCGTTTAGCTTGTAAGGTTTCCTTTCCTTCATCAAAGTCCTTGATAATAATATCTGCATTGTCCTTACACAAGGTCACTAAACTTGAAGTGCATTTTCAGTACGCAGCAAAAAGGCATGCAAATTTCCTTTCATCTCTTCTTTGTTTTCGCGAGATGGGTCGGGAATTACATGTAAAATCCATTGCTCTGACTTCTGGTTAAAGGTTAAATCACCAGACAGTACTAAGTGGTGGCTCAAATCAAACCTATTTGAGCGCAGCTAGGCAAAACATGTTTTCACAAATGCCAAGCAGATGACTAAATTATATCTACTGCTCTGCTTGCATACAAAAATGCAGTCCAAAGACTGCATACAAATACTTCTGTACCACGAAGCATGGAGCTATAAATCAACTAGAGGGCACGTATAAATACAAAGAACACTTCTAAAACAGTAAGCAAGTGTAAGGTGGCAGTAAAGTGCATCTCAATTCAGATATGGGTGGTAAACTGTAAAGTTACAAGTGACTTCACACTAAATGCTTAGATATCCTTGTCTGATAGCACAGTATGAGTGATTCAGAGGTAACAATGGTATGTAAACAGAAGAGCATTTTTTTTTACCTCCTATACCACAGAAGGGCAAATCTATGTCTGTACATTCTTTAATTGGGGTTTGCTCATCGAACAGGCtccaagaatcaacctcattgtggTTTGCTTCAGCCCACAAGGAGGTAGATGGagctgcaaaatcagaagagtagCCCTCATCAGTCAACTGGATGCAGTTTTAGGGAAGTAGGAATGATGCAAAGGCGTGCCGCAAACCTGGTAACAGATCCTTCTGCAAATCGAACTCTTGATTCTGCCAGTCCCACATCTCACTGCACAAAGTTGCACATCAAAGAGCATTGTTAGGGATGATGGCCACTCAGGCGTAAACAGTTGGTGAAAGCTTTACATAAAAATGAGTAGAGCGCAGAGTATGCATCTTTGCACAGGCTTATTACACAACAAGAGCTGCAGCCTGAACATGTAAAAAGTCCCAAGTACATCTGAATAGATGGTGAAAAATTCAACTCTTATACTAGCACATTTCAGTGTTTTCCTTTTCCTGCGGACACCAGAATGTTCTTCAGAGCCCAAGACAGCGGTATTGTAGCGCAAAGATTTACAGAAAACATTAACAGCGCAAGGAGTAACTCGCAGTAAAAAAAAGGAAACCTTTGAGGATTAGGAAAGCTTGGGCATTCGCATGTAAGAAACAGCCTGGCATGGGCATGGGCATGGGCCAAAGAAACAGAGGCAGGAGAAAATGGAAGGACGCCATGAACAGCAGCTAGCTAGGGTTTAACAGCAAAAGACAAGACCAGCACCAACGCACACACGGCCAGCCATCCCTAGTCGCAACCAACCACGGTACGGCACAAAAGAGGAAACTAAAAGCCTCCGTCAAAAGAAGACATGATCCTTTTTTTCTCTCCCAGAATTGGAAGTCTTTTCCCCTGCCCTGCTTGGTTCCCCAAACATCATGCGaggacgaaaagatgaagaagacgatgaGGACGGAAAAGGGCGGTACTAGCACCAACGGAGAAGTAACCGCCGTACCGAGAAAGCGAAATTAGGGCGGCTCAACCAGTGGAGGGGGACGACGGGATTAAGGCCCGAAGAAGAAACAAATCGCGCGACTCAACGAAAAAAAAATACGGCAAGCTTTTTTTTCTCCGGCCGCGCCGTACGGTGGTCGGCGAGGATGAAGAAACCGgacggaggagggagggggaggaggacgaAGGAGAGGCACCTCTGATCGCCAATGCCGCCGTCGAAGTCCATCATCCCCCGCCGCGGACCGGATCCGAGGCCGGCGGCGCTCTAAAGGGAAAGGCGGagaaggaaaggaaggaagcgGAGGGGGGACGCGGAGTGGGGAGCGGGTGGAGCGGGACGGAGGAAGGGACTGGAGACTGGAGAGTGGgcgcagtggtggtggtggtggtggtgggagcAGTTTATCCCTCCCTCCCTCAGTCACCTCTCCCTCGTGCTTCTCTCTACGGGCCCCCGTCCGTCCCCGAGAAAACAAAGCTTGCGCCTTTATTGCctcccccccctcccccctctcgcTCGCTCTCCAAGGTGACCGCTCAAGGGGGGCGCGGGGGCCGAGGACGAGAAGACGATGATTATCCTATGACTAATCGGCCAATTCACGGATCAGTCGGTAATGATGATTAATTTATCAGGGCAGTTTCAGGTTTAGGCTTTGCCCCGCCCCGTAGCCTTGTggcggaaggaaggaaggaaggggaaagaaagaaagaaaccgTGCGGCGCGGCCGCGCAGGCTGTCCGTTGGCGGTACCACGGCGGAACGGAACCGGTGGCATGGCATTTCCGCGCCGTGCCTCGGCCGACGACGTGCTCGGACGCACCTGCAGTCTCCACGAGCAGTATCAGAACGGGCTCTCGCTTCAAGCTGACTCGTTGTTATGTGCACATCTTCAAGTTTGCATTATTTTTTTCCCTCAGAAAAGAAGTTTTCATTATTTTTAGAAACCTTTTACAAAAAACATTAGAAACCTTATTATGTTTTCATTTTAGTCTTTACATTCTTGTGAGCTGTACAAAAATATGCCCAAACTCCCCGTTTTTCACAACATATAATTGGCTCAAGTTCTTTCATCTTTTTCGCCAATTAATCATAAAAAACAATTTAGAAAATGATTCCCCCCTTCATCCGGCGATATGACGCTCGCGTCGGTCAACTCACACGTGATCCGTGTGTCTCTGCGTGTCCCCACCACCGCCCCTCTTTCGGGAGCGTTATTTTCCTTCCACACGAAGCTTCCTCGGCGTCTAGCGCTCGTGTCGGATACTTTCGCGACGAAGCTTCCTCGATGTCTACCGCTCCCTCGGTCACACGATGTTATGCTGGCAGTGGTTACTTTCGCGACGAAGCTTCCTCGGTGTCTACCGCACCCTCGGGCACACGATGTTGTGCTGGCAGCAGTTACTTTCCCAATGAAGCTTCCTCGGCGCCTAGTGCTACCCTTGGTCAGACGATGCTATGCTGGCGGTAGTTACTTTCTCGACGAAGCTTCCTCGACGTCTAGTGCTACCCTTGGTCAGACGATGTTGTGGTGGCGGTAGTTACTTTCCCAACGAAGCTTCCTCGACGTTATTAGACTGTATATATGCGTAGTCTCTGTACATGACTTGTAATCTCTAATGTAcactttgtatatatatatatatatatatatataagataatCGCACCCATCAAAGGGTGTTGAGCAGTTCCCTAAACCTAAGTTTTACATGCTATCAATATAGGTCGATCTATGTCTTTCGTTGCCGTCGCCGCACCTCCCCAGCCCCGCCGTCATCGTCTCCTCTGGCTCTCCAGTCGCTGTTCATGGCGTCTGGACCGCTGGCCGCGATTCATCTGGGGGCGTTCGTGGGGCCCTCGACCGCTGCTCCCATCGCCTTTGCATCACGCGGCGCTCGTCCGTCGGCCCCGCCTCATGGGTCGCATCTGCCGCAGCCCTacgtgtcgccgtcgtcgtcgtcctacTGGGCGCCGCCGTCGCAGCCCTATGAGGCGCAGTCGGCTCAGCCCAACGGGGCGCCGCCAGCTCAGCCCTACGGGGCATTGCAGACGCAGCCTTACGGGGCGTCGCCATCGCCGGTCTACGAGGTGCAGTCGTCGCCATCGCCATACGGGGTGCCATCGCTACAACCCTATGGGGCGCATCCGCCGCCGTCCTATGAGACACATCTGTTGCCCTACGAGGCTCCGTCGTCAGTGTCGTACGGCGGGTTCTCCACCTCTCCATATGGGGCACCATTGTCTCATCCACCGCCGCCGATGTCCATGGGTTATGGGGCTCATCCGTCGGCGTTGGAGATGGAGGTTTCTCCGCTTGTTCCTGCTGGTGCAATGCCTCCACGGGACGCCCCGCTGCCGATGTCATCTGCCCTCGGGGATCATGCTGCAGCCGCAATGCCGTTCTACTTCACGTACCTCATCCGGGTGAAGCTCACGCCGAACAACTACTTGGCGTGGCGTCCACAGTTGGTGCCTCTACTTTGCAACCGCTACCTCGAAGGGTACGTCGACAGTACTCTTTCGTGTCCACTACCGTATCATCTATCATACCATGCATGGGTGGCCTAGGATCAAGCTATTCTTTCGGACATTCAGTCCTCTTCGCTACCACCTCTCGGGGTGCATGTTCTACTATGCACATTAGCTTCACGCCTCAGCAACACACGCGTGCTCATGCCATCTGCACCGAGCTTGGGAAGACCAAGCTTCTTGATCTCAGCATCACCGACTACTTCAACAAGTTGACGAGTCTTGCCGACACTCTGGTGTAACACACTGgatttttcccatttctttcccttttgattttgatttgattttgcTTTTTGAGGCTTAACAGTTTTGAAACTTAAAGGGATtactcttgatttctttttcttagtggcttgccaatcttcaaaccaccccaagacctagccatttccatcttgagccaatcccaagattcttttccatgggaatattcctttttcttttaaaggaataatcctgtttgccttgagttgtgaagcaacccccatttatatctctccaaaaattcccaaataattctcataaatctattgggtcatatcttcctcggatatgacaaaatatttccttgccatgttcaaaaatattttccaaaaattccttttctgattcttccctatctgtcaagttgtgaagcaagtacccttttcatTTGCTCGATTGCTCTCAaaatttttgggcactctttcctagccataccattgcctcatgccaaaattcaactcaatatagatagtaaatatttcttggcaaatttccaaagtttctaatttagaggaagctttgtgaagcaagtgctagctaggagtgttcaaatgagttgaaacgtTGCCATCACCTTAATATGCTAAAattatgcctctccaccaaatttgagcatcacaccttcaaccatgtgaccatagcttcaaatctttgtctttggttattatttggatttgtgaagcaactatattttatgtagctccataaattctgaaattttaccatgacattctcctatctataaaaccttgctaaaccaattttgaACCCATTTTATCTAGCCAATTAATCCCAGTAATACTTTTAAGTTTCTGTCCACAGAGATActctgtgaaggaagtgtcactttggcttattaagatggcatgaaatttatatAACATCTTCATAACCCCAGAATATTTATCTCCTTCgagtttcagctccatccaagcaagtatgtgagttccACATCAAAATCTTTATTCTCGACCAGATTAGCTAGTTCCAAAGCAACCCTATTAaatcttgatcttcttcttctcaaacttcacatGATTGTAGTCCCTCCTACCCTGAGCCTCCCACACATAACCTTTTGATCTTATCACCTTCCTTTTGATCACAACATGGTGTCCAAGTCTGCTGCAGGAACCTTCACGTGACCCCTCCCATCCAACCATAGTCTTTTGCTTCGATCCATCACCTCTGGGGAACTATGCCTTGAAGGGACTTCACTCCTGACATAGTGAGGGGAGCAGTGGCACACAAGAGCacgtagtgcacgtggtgaccgCACCCAGAGCAAGCCATAATGGCACTTTGTGCATTGACAGCGATAGGAGCTCCTCTCCAGCGAGCAATGGCTTGTCCACGAGCGCCGGGGAGCTCTCCACCACTCGCGTGCACCCTCTGGAGTGTTCCACCCCTGGTCTCGTAGCTCCGGGCCGCCTCTGTCGATCGTCGGAAGGCCGCCACGGCGACGTCCATCGCGAAGCTTCGGTCGTCGCTGTTCAGCTCCTCCATGTGCCTATTTAAGGCGTGCcccaagccctccttgccagcaGAAGCCACCCCCCTCCCATTCGAGCTCAGGAGAGCTTTTCTCCTCGCCCACGGCTGCCCTGTGCCGTCGGCGATCTCGCCTTGATTCCGGCAGCCCGAGCCTCTTCTCCACTCCCTGGCCCCTCCATCCCTTTCCCTGAGTGTCAGGGATCCTTTTCCCCTTCTCAGCTCACCACCAGAGTGCCCCTAGCGCCAGGAgatgttgcggcaacaaaagtccttccttggcgcgtaggaattcttcttgttgcttctctggtttgcgtcggtttttcccttgaagagcaaagagtgatgcagcacacgagcagtaagtattttcctcagtttgagaaccaaggtatcgatccagaaggagggcctcgtcaagtccaaagtacctacgcaaacacaaacaagcttgcacccaacgcttcaaaggggttgtcaatcccttcaagattgtttgcaaagtgagatctgaatgcggaaagtgcaacgaagtaaaaagtgtaaggctgaaaatatggtgtggagtagaccgtgggggtcatagtgttcactagaggcttctcttataatagcaaatatcacggtgggtgaacaaattacagtcgagcaattgatagaaccgcgcaaaatcatgaccatatctaaggcaatgatctagcatataggcatcacgttcgagacaagtagaccgatactttctgcatctactactattactccacacatcgaccgctatccagcatgcatctagtgtattgagttcatgacgaacagagtaacactttaagcaagatgacatgatgtagagggataatctcaaaccaatgatgaaaaccccatctttttacccttgatggcaacaacacgatacgtgcctcgctaccccttatgtcactgggtgaggtcaccgcacggtatgaacccaaaaccaagcacttctcccattgcaagaatcatagatctagttggccaaacaaaacccacaactcgaagagaattacaaggatatgaaatcatgcataagagagatcagaagaaaattgaaataagattcatagataatctgatcataaatccacaattcatcggatctcgacaaacacaccgcaaaagaagattacatcggatagatctccatgaagatcatggagaactttgtattgaagatccaagagagagaagaagccatctagttactagctatggacccgtaggtctatggtgaactactcacgcatcatcggagaggtcatggtgttgatgaagaagccctccgtgtccgaatcccccctccggcagggcaccaggacatgccccagatgggatcttgcggagacacaagcttgcggcggtggaaaagtaattgcgatcgtctcttgattttttttggaatatttgggaatatatagacgcaagatctaggtcaggggacctccagggggcccacaagcctggatggcgccccctggccatggggtgggggcttgtggggcccctggggctcttctggcttggctcccaagtcctccgatcttcttccgttccagaaaaaatctttttggggattttcttccgtttggactccgttgcaaaatctcctctgaaaggggtcaaaaacatggaaaaaacacgaactggcacttggcactaagctaataagttagtcccagaaaataaataaaaggcatgcaaaacatccaaagtttgacaagataatagcatgaaaccatcaaaaattatagatacgttggagacgtatcaagcatccccaagcttaactcctgctcgtcctcgagtagggaagtgataaagaatgaatttttgatgtggaatgctacctagcatagttgtactttgcaacttctttcacgtggcatgaacgttcagatccgtaagattcaaaacaatagtttgctattgacatgaaaacaataatacttcaagcaaactagcaaggtaatcatgaactttcaaaataacaaggccaaagaaagttatccctacaaaataatatagtctggctatgctccatcatcctcacacaactaatgtaaatcatgcacaaccccggaattgaccaagtaattgttttcacactcttacattctcaaactttttataactatcacgcaatacatgagcgcgagccatggatatagcactataggtggaatagagtgtggtggtggttgtgagacaaaaaaggaggagatggtcacattgactcggcatatcaataggctatggagatgcccattaatagatatcaatgtgaatgagtagggattgccatacaagagatgcattagagctataagtatgtgaaagctcaagaggaaaactagtgggtgtgcatccaacttgcttgctcacaaagacctagggcaattttgaggaagcccatcattggaatatacaagccaagttataaaatgaagattcccactagcatatggtagtgacaaagcaagaagctctcaatcatgaagaacatggtgctaacatgaagcacaagtgtggaaaaagatagtagcattgtcccttctctctttttctctcatttcttttttttatttgggatcttaggcctctttttttcttttctctcttttttttctttttgggctctttggcctcttttttttatttcctcacatgggacaatgctctaataatgatgatcatcacactttttagttactcaaagctcaaagatcacaatgatgatgactccgtaGGAAATGCcctcggcaatgtaccgggatgtgcaacgatctagtatgatcatgcaatggcaatatgagagtgacgacacaagtcatgagacggaacggtgggagttgcatggcaatatatctcggaatggctatgaaaatgccatagtaggtaggtatggtggatgttttgaggaaggaatttggtgggtttgtgcaccggcgagaattgcgcggcactagagaggctagcaatggtggaaggtgaaagtgcatctataccatgggctcacattagtaatgaagaactcatatacttattgcgaaagtttttattagtaatcgaaacaaagtgctaaacgcataccccgaggggaagggttggtaggtgttaaacatcgcgcgatcccaacctcaacacaaaggatgacaatcaatagatcaattatgctccgacttcctaacatagcggttcaccatacgtgcatgctacgggaatcactaactcgaacacaagtatctctagattcacaacaccctactaacataactctcaatattaccgaatccacgtctcaaaactaattgagaggaatcaaaacttctctttctattcaatgcacatgaagatggaggtttttgcatcctctttgggtacctagcacatttgggactactttcatagcataagccaactaccaaatcacgcaccgccgtgctctaaagatataagtgaagcactagagcaaaagtatctagctcaaaagatataagtgaagcactagagcaaaagtatctagctcaaaagatataagtgaagcactatgagcattctagcaaaatcacgatgagtgcatgtctctctctctctctcaaaaaggtgtgcagcaaggatgattgtgacagaacaaaaagaaaagactcctaagatacaagacgctccaagcaaaacacatatcatgtggtgaataaaaatatagctccaagtaatgttaccgatggattgaagacgaaagaggggatgccttcacggggcatccccaagcttaggattttttggtgtccttaaatttggcttggggtgccttgtgcatccccaagcttgagctctttccactccttatctctttgtccatgagaacttcacccaaaacttgaaaacttcacaacacaaaacttaaacataaacttgtgataacattagtacaagaaaacaaactaccacttcttttggtactgtagcaaacttgaactccatctatattgatgatgggctaatgtattctcacttttccatggctagtaccgcccgatactaaccatagtttcatcaaaacaagcaaccaactcaacaaaaacagaatctgtcaaaaacagaccagtctgtagaaatctgtatacttcgtatacttctggtacctcaaaaaatctgaaaaattacgaaggtctgGGGAAAACGCATATAAATCAGTAgaaaaaagagtca
Coding sequences within:
- the LOC123445212 gene encoding protein XRI1-like, producing the protein MMDFDGGIGDQSEMWDWQNQEFDLQKDLLPAPSTSLWAEANHNEVDSWSLFDEQTPIKECTDIDLPFCGIGDIIIKDFDEGKETLQAKRRRMLQFCPDNAGLDCSLTDGLLENLQVNLDFSSDEHLLHCDGTEELPEEWLVDCSQDSESRSPQEELKSLSAAVETNVSVLENSLVELEEQPIIKVVKKHVQTKPTPLKAGRNIIRAKKLKAASVAYPFELIKPCGFRGDTTLRDINKKILSPPPYRIKHKIDEVPALFQEASAISGKPVVHKTKIHTEGGKGSITITRTRG